The DNA sequence CGATCCCAATGAGGTATGACTGCCTGtcaatattattaattttattagcCTATGTCTGATTTTGAAGCCGACGActtttgaagaaacgaaacgttGGCTTCGGTTTGTGGAGAAACAGGAACCAAACGTTCTTTTGCTTGTCTGTAATCAATTCAATGATGAGGACGATGCTAGTGGTGTCGAGCGAGACGTTGCACTGCAGTGGTGCGTCCATCATTCCTtcgagctcgtcgaattgaaagCAGAGGATGGAGGTATTGCAAGGATTACTGAAGCGTTACAAAGTAACACGTGGTCTGGAATGAGCATGAAAGGTGACGTAGTACAGGGAAGAGAATGACGAGACATTGATTCTGTTTCTTAGGTGAATCTTCCCCGTCACAAAATGCAAAAGATCCTCAGGCAGTGGTAcacattttctctttagaaacAAAACATTTCCTATGTTATATTTATAGGATAAAGAGGCAACGAACTCTGATGGTGTTGTTTCCAGTCGAAACGTGGCCGAAAGTCTTGATGagaaaggtaagaaaagGCGTTGATGCTGTGCTCGTTTGCATCGCTGGTGGTACCTTAGATTCCGGCGATTTGACGTTGGAAGAAGGAGAATCGTTCGAGAGCTTGTTTGGGAAAATGAGATCGATGAAAGGTTACATTTTCGTGTGACCACTGTCACACATCAGCACAACGTTGTATCCGTAGAAAAAGCCGCCACTTTGCCAGATGAAGAAAGGAGACAGTATGCCGAAAAGGTGAACAAATGAGAAATAATTATCTCCTTATGACTTGTCTCTTTTCAGGTTGCTTTGGCTTTTTGGCATGCCATGGGCggcgatgaagacgaagttAAAGGAATAGACGATCTCACCTGACAAGCGATTGAATGAATACATATTAGTTTAGGGTATTAAAATACATTGTGTAGACATACGGGACTCGGCGATGCGATGGATCCCATTTTGTACGATCTTCTTCTTATCGATGActggaacgacgacgaaggagacggAAAAGTAATGGTGAACGTTTAATCGCCGCAATAGGTGACAGCTATTCgcagaaaagcgaagaaacgagCCAACGTCAAACAATCCTAGAAAAACTCTCTTTTTTGAGCAAAGGTAGGACTATACGAGCTCTTTTCCAAACGATTAAACATTTTTGTTGACTCTCAGATGCCTTCGACTTCGCTTCGAGCGTATTTGGCGGCAGACTCGCGACTCGCATTCGCGAGTCTCTCGTCGCTCGAATCGAGAACAATATCCCTTGGAGCCTCGCCTTAGCCGAGTAAGCACATATAAGAACAAACGCGAGAGTCAAACATATACTGTTCGACCCAGAAACGGTCACAATTTGGCTTTAATTCGAGAAGCGGAAATCGAAATTCGATCAGCACGTGACCGGTTCAATAGTGTAGCAATTGTCCAAGGTCAGCAAAAAAGACGTAGTtgaaaatttaaaaaaaattgacggtGACGCAGTGTCGCCTGATTCTCATCCAAAATGGTCTCAATCATCATGGAGTCCTGATGGATCCCTTTTGGTTATCCTATCTAGGTAGAATTTTTCATAAGTACAgtccttttaattaaacagtgTTTCGTTCTCTTATAGTTTGGGTGGGGTGTGTATTGTATCAGATACGGGGCAGTTGCTTGTTAGCATCTCCAGTGAGACGACTAGATTTGATTTTCGCAAGGCTCCAGCTGGAATAGCATTTCTTCCGTGTCAAAAGGGAACCCAAGGGTATAACAATATATTTAATCATTTAGAAATACTTATCTTTACCTCTTCCTATAGGCTTTATGAGCTTGTGACAATCAGCTATGGCGGACTACTGCGAAATTATCTTATaaggtaataataataattaaatcaaCGTTCCCAAAgtatttaattttaggtCTCGTTCTGAGTGCATTCTGCAACACACGTTTTCCTTCTCGGATTACTTGCCGGGCTTTGTTGGCTCCTTTGCCTACTCGCCATCTCACCGTCTCCTCTTCGTTGGAAGCTGCAGTTCCAAAGCAGACGATAGCACGAGCGTTGTATCGTCCGTCAGCTCGTGGCGGATCCTCGACGGCGCTCCTTATTACGTCAAGggtttgacgtcagcagAAGGAttcaaagtgaagaaatcACAAGCTATTGATATAGTATTATACATCCTATGTTTGCTCTAGAAAAAAGCGTtcttttcatcgtttttctccAAGTCAACGAATCTCGTTAGTTGTTTCGATATGATTAGGGCTTcctcttttatttttctacGCGCCAGGATCTCGTTTTTCGAATGGGTCTTTCTCCCGACGGCAATCGGTTGGCTACTCTGGATTGCCTTGGCCAATTGACCGTCTGGCATCTTCCCTCGCTGACAAAGTACCACGAATGGAATTACGAAAGCCAGGCAAGGAAAATAGTGTCTAagtattatttatatattctCTACGCGTAGCTGGATCTTTTACACGAAAATCAGCAGAGCAAAAAATGTAAAAATGACGTTTATATATCGCAATAATTCGAATTAAATTCATTGATTTAGTTGAGGATTATTTCGTGAGCATTCAGTGGTGGTCAAACGAAGTAATACCACACATAGTAGACCCATTAGAAAAGAGTATGACTgttcctctctctctcctagGCATTGATCCTCACTCAAAAATCAGGATTAGTGACAGTCGTCTCAGTTAATAACGAAACGTAGAATAAATCAAATGATTAAATAGAAACTAgtctaaatttttttctcatagGCTCACTAGTCTATTTGAAGCGTCGGAGCATTTCGAATCGGGCTGCCATATCACGTCAACGACCAATAGGGGCTTCTTTATTCTCGACGTACGTACAGTAGAGATATTTCATGACGATATTGACAGTTGCACTTCTCACAGTGCGAAGGAAAAGTCAAGCGAAGATTGACgcagctcttcgtcgtcagtgacgacgagaaaaacgaagacgacgatttcgatcgaGACGAATCGTTCCTGAAACGAACAATCAAACAAGTAAGTAGAtttcctaaactttgatttcaaaaaaacgtAGACTTTTCTAGATTCTTTACTTTCTTACTGATAACAATAGATTCAGGCCAGCTAGCCAGTTGTCATCGCAACAAAGCGTCAAACGCTTGTATCATCTCTCCTTTCTACAGTCCATGACGCCAAAAGAATTATTCGACAGAAAAGTATAATGACTATATATAGGCACGTGAGTGATTTCCTacttgattgattttttcgcgcgTAGCTTGAACAGGAGCATTATGGCGATGCCATTGCTCTCGCTCAGCGATTCAATTTGGATACGGATCTCGTCTATAAAACGCAATGGAAGGCTTGCGAGAACATTTCCAAGGCATCAATATCTGATTATTTGGTGCGGAAAAGCGTGCACTTTTGACGATGAAAAGACGtgtttttctatttcttagGCGAAAGTTTCTGATGATGCTTGGGTTATTAGGGAGTGTTTGTCGAGAATACCAGACAACTTCAATGCAGCGAAAGAACTGGTACTATACGGTTTAGAAAAAACAGAAAGCACTGTcggaaatgacgacgagaaacttAGGTACATAAGTCACTATCTCGCCTTTTTACGTCATATTTTTCAGTCTTACCGCTGAGCAAATTCATCTCTGTCGATGCCGTCGCAAGTTTTTGATCTATTCCGATAGACTACTAACGTTTCAGGTGATTGTTCCTTTATCTTATATTATCTTCGCTGTTATTTCTACTGTAGGAAATTCTCGGTGGTCCTCGCTTTGTTGACGAACGTTTCAGCGCGGAGAAGTACCGTCAGTTTCGAACGAAAGATGCTCTAGAGCTTGCTATCACATACGCTCAAGTACGAGCTGTCTATCTCTATTATTTTAGTCACTTGGTTGCTTTAGGATGGCAATTGGGAGGCCGTTAATGCTTTGCTCATTTACCACGGGTCTTACGTACTTGATCATTGGTTTGCAGCGCGTAGAAGCGTCGTTtgatttcctgtaatttgACTCTCTAGGCTTCTTGTTCTTTCGCATTTTCCCGAAACGTTGTCTCCAAACGATTACGAGCTTATTTTGCCGGACATAGAGTAGGCCAAcaaagtttaattaattaattaactcgATAGAGATGCACGTATCTTAGCCCAGACGATAAAAACTCTCTATTTGTACCCGAACAGAAACCATGGAGACAGCTCGATTGGGTTGAAAGCAAAAAACTAAGGTAAAATTAGGACTAATACAGAGAACGCTTCATTTCCGCTTCTAGTGCCGTCCTTGGACCGAGAGAAGACCAAAACGACGCATATATTGATTCAATGTACAATAGCCAGCCGGCTTTGTCTCAGTATCGGTTagtacaagaaaaaaatataatcATATGATCagaaattgtttttcagAGCTCTCCTTACCATTGAATTGGTTTCTCAGTGGTTTATCTACAGAGCAGGCGAAATCGAGGCGTTGTCAGGAAGGGTGTGTAAGACAGCGGTTTGCCTGGTTGAATTTTCTCTTATTTTATCACTCTAGGTTGACGTTGCCTTGGAGTTGCTTCGTCTCGGAGAAGCAAGCGGTTTTATTGGATTAGAAGAGATGATTGAAGATTTGGTCACCTTGGAGACTATAGTCTATGAAGTGAGTagaaatttagaaaaattaTAGATTAGACgccttgttcttcttcttcttcttcttcttctctagtGTCAAACAGCTCAGTATTTGGGGCTGGATGGATTGAAACAGATGGACACTAGCCGGCGAATCGACATAATTATGGAACAGGTTACCTATGaaaacaataaatattttattagaTTAATAACTATATTTATTTAGTCGTTGGACAGTTCTGCGAGTTTTATGGTCGCCTTTCAGAAGTGgcttcttcctttcttgaAGAGACTTGACCAGCGTGAACCTGGCTCTTTGTTTCAATTTCTAAAAAGTTTCCTTGTTGACAAATCGAAGGAAAATCTGGAGCTGTGTCATGCGCTATGCAAATCGACAATCCAagtaggaaaagaaaaaataacgtaataatctgacgtcacaaaattGAACAGGCTCAAATTCTCTCCAAAGCTCAACTAACAGAAATAGCGCTTGCATGTGTTTACGCGTGCGAAAGGTGCTAcgtagtgacgtcaaaaatagCAGAAAATAACGATGAATTTCTAGAAACGACCAATTGTCCGTTGCCGAAAAAATTTCCGCGTCTCTTACACTGGGTCAGACATCAGCCCGCAATTCAATGGCCAATCACCTTTTGTAAGATTTTTGTTGAAATTTCAGGCAATTTCTTAGACAAGTGTTTGTTAGTGCTGCTAAAATTCTTGCTAGTCACGACGTCAGAGTTCCAATTCACTTTATTAGAGATATACAAGTAAGCTAAAGAGAACATTAGGTTTGATTCTCATTCTGCGCAAAGCACGACGAAGTTGAAGGCAAAAAGCTCATGATCAAAATGTGTCGCTCAGCCAATAGAAAgtaggaaaaaaaaccccaCCTTATATGTACGAATGTCAAGGCATTCCTGTAAAGAAATCGTCCCTTGTCTTTCGACGAATGGGAGAACGTTCAAAAAGATCTAGAAACTTTAAAGAAACGCGTTTTCAAATGCGTTGAAACGGATACCTGTAACGAGGCAAGAGCAAGCGAGtcctcgccgccgcgttCTCTCAGTGACGCTGCACTTAAGGTATTTATTGAGAGCCTACTCTGCTCGGGTCACGCGAGAAGCATCGGCTTTGCTGGACGCTGGATCACCGGTCACAAAAGCCGAAGAGAAACGCACGGATTAGCCGATGAAACGACCAACAAATTGCCTTATGAAATGTCCGAAGAACTGGCTGTAAGAGCGGCTAAGGAGTACTTCAATTCAGCGTCCAAGTCCGATGACAATGAAATGGATTTAGCGAGGTATAGAGCTAAGTAAAGATTCGCGATCTTTCCGTGTTGTTCTCTAGGGCTTGCTTGTCTCTTATCGACGAGAGAACGCC is a window from the Oscarella lobularis chromosome 10, ooOscLobu1.1, whole genome shotgun sequence genome containing:
- the LOC136192332 gene encoding alpha- and gamma-adaptin-binding protein p34-like yields the protein MASSRDVVLIANCSRNIDPLQLAKDVCDVRDHSNATKHEDGLTSFSWKIDNKYYSADVEIVVVSTSANLPSFDHALFNSVDGLVLLFDPNEPTTFEETKRWLRFVEKQEPNVLLLVCNQFNDEDDASGVERDVALQWCVHHSFELVELKAEDGGIARITEALQSNTWSGMSMKGESSPSQNAKDPQAVDKEATNSDGVVSSRNVAESLDEKDSGDLTLEEGESFESLFGKMRSMKEKAATLPDEERRQYAEKVALAFWHAMGGDEDEVKGIDDLT